From Micromonospora rifamycinica, a single genomic window includes:
- a CDS encoding Lrp/AsnC ligand binding domain-containing protein: MVQAYILIQTEVGRARDVAGLIADLTGVVRVDAVTGPYDVVVLTEANTVDELGKLIVSNVQMVPGITRTLTCSVVRL, from the coding sequence GTGGTACAGGCGTACATCCTCATCCAGACCGAGGTGGGCCGGGCGCGGGACGTGGCCGGTCTGATCGCGGACCTTACCGGCGTGGTACGCGTCGACGCCGTCACCGGGCCGTACGACGTGGTCGTCCTCACCGAGGCGAACACGGTCGACGAACTCGGCAAACTGATCGTCAGCAACGTGCAGATGGTGCCCGGCATCACCCGCACCCTCACGTGTTCGGTGGTGCGCCTGTAA